TTAGTAAGCCGCTCTTCATCTAAAACGGCACCATCCCGAATATATTCACTCAGTTTTTGAGTTGCCCATTGTCTAAATTTTGTGGCCGTCTTTGAATTAACCCTATAGCCAACAGATAGGATTACATCAAGTGTATAGATATTGACCAGTTGCTTAGAACCAACAATGTGCATTTTTTGCACATTGTTCAATTCATCAAGTTCTTGGTCAGAAAAAATATTAGCAACGTGCTTGGTAATGACCGACCTATCAACGCCAAAAATAGTAGCCATTTGCAATTGAGTTGCCCAAATCGTTTCTCTGTCAGGGTCAACACGAAGCTTTATTTCTCCGCTATCTGATTGGAATATGACTGGAAGATTACCTTCATCGCTCATATCTACATCTCCGACCTCATCTGTTTTTGATTGACGATTATCTGGAGCATATCGCTTCTGTTTTGGTATCCGTTTTTTTTGAGCCAACGAATCGAGTAGTAGTAAAATTGCCTTACTATTTGCCGGATAACGGTCACCCGCCTTCCATTTCTCAATTGCATTTACAGTCAAATCGAGTTCAGTCGCTATAGCGGCCAGAGTCCACCCATTGGTTTCAAGTTCGGCTATTTTTATCTGTACGTCATTCATACGATAATCCTAGCATACAGCGTATGGTAATGTCAATATAATATTTTTGCACTTTGCTATTGACATTGTATACAGTGTATGGTATTGTAGATATGTAAGTGAGAAATACAGACACGGAGAACTGAAATGGATGCAAGAGAAGAAAAGGGATTGGTTATAGCGGCAACAAGCAAGATTGAAAAGAATCAATTGGGCTGGAAAGTCCCTTCCCAATCTGGTAACGGTAGCTACATTGTGAGCCTTGACCACGGAACGCCGTTCTGCTCGTGCCCTGACTTTGAAAAGAGACAGCAACCATGCAAACATATCCACGCCGTAGAGTTCGTGATACAGAGAGAGACAAAAGCTGATGGAACTGAGACTGTCACCAAATCCATGAAAGTAACTTGCACTCAAGAATGGTCTACGTATGACAATGTCCAGATGCACGAACAAGAGCACTTCGTTGACCTGCTCCGTGACCTCTGTAGTGGAATTGAACAACCCACACAGGCATTCGGTCGACCGAGACTCCCACTGGCTGACGTGGCCTTCGCTGTTACTTATAAAGTTTATTCCACAATGTCTGGTAGACGTTTTATGAGTGACCTCAGGGAAGCGGAAACAAAAGAACTGATTGCTAAATCCCCCTCCTTTGCCAGTAATGCCCGATACCTCGAAAATCCCGAACTCACTCCGCTTTTGAAAGATTTGATAGAACAAAGCGCAAGCCCTTTGAAATCTATTGAGAGTGACTTTGCTGTAGATTCCACTGGGTTCGCTTCCACTACCTATAACAGATGGTTCGACCATAAATGGGGCAAAATGCGGAGCGAGGCCAAGTGGG
This DNA window, taken from Dehalococcoidales bacterium, encodes the following:
- the rhuM gene encoding RhuM family protein, with translation MNDVQIKIAELETNGWTLAAIATELDLTVNAIEKWKAGDRYPANSKAILLLLDSLAQKKRIPKQKRYAPDNRQSKTDEVGDVDMSDEGNLPVIFQSDSGEIKLRVDPDRETIWATQLQMATIFGVDRSVITKHVANIFSDQELDELNNVQKMHIVGSKQLVNIYTLDVILSVGYRVNSKTATKFRQWATQKLSEYIRDGAVLDEERLTNNPALQKKLADKIRRIRTSEVSLYQKVRDVFKESASDYNPESQTAKTFFALAQDKFHFAVTGKTASEIKIDRADPLKHNMGLVTVKGKTPTMTEADVAKNYLSPDELRALENISEQFLLFAESKAFRGHKMTMEEISFKLNTLLTANDYQVLYEYKQYLRQKADDHVRKVFDTYQRQLKAPDRKQLE
- a CDS encoding transposase, which encodes MDAREEKGLVIAATSKIEKNQLGWKVPSQSGNGSYIVSLDHGTPFCSCPDFEKRQQPCKHIHAVEFVIQRETKADGTETVTKSMKVTCTQEWSTYDNVQMHEQEHFVDLLRDLCSGIEQPTQAFGRPRLPLADVAFAVTYKVYSTMSGRRFMSDLREAETKELIAKSPSFASNARYLENPELTPLLKDLIEQSASPLKSIESDFAVDSTGFASTTYNRWFDHKWGKMRSEAKWVKAHLMCGVKTHVVTSVEVSPTETADAPQLPQLVTATAQTFNINEVSADKAYSSRKNLHAIQAVNATPYIPFKSYSKGSQGSKKFDGLWNKMWHFYSFNQDAFLAHYHKRSNVETAFSMIKMKFGANVKSKSPVAQVNEVLCKILCHNICVLIQSIYELGLEPTFWTFDTKEAVVPKVTPNYGF